The region TTTATGGCAACCACAACATTAGTATTTCTCTAAAAACTGAAACAACTGTAATTCATCCACTTGCAGAGCAGGTTTTGAAGGAAGATGGCATTGATGCCTGGGGAGCGCATGCGGTTATTCCAAAATCGCATCAACAGCTAAAAGTATATCTGAATACCAAACATTCAGACAACAACAGCGTTTCTAGTCATCGCCACTATCATTTCGAAGATCCATTACAATTTGATGCTTACGATAAAATTCTCGCCACTTTCCGGAAAACAAGAGAAGCGATAAAAAAAGCCACTATTGAACTGGTTGGTGAAATTGTAGTGCAAAAAGATTAATCCGGCTAATATGTAAAAATGGATGCAATTAATTTATTGCATTTACAAAATGTTATCTCCCAATAAAATTTACATAAGGTAATTATTTGGATGTTAAAATAAAACGATGGCTTGTTGCTTTAATCTAAACTTTAAATTGATTAATTATTAATTGCAACAAAATAAGACGATTTATTTGTACAAACTTTACATTGTATACAAAAATCAAAAAAATGTAAATAACTACTTTACATTTTTGAACAAATAAAATCATTTTAACATAACCCTTTGTAAATCAGCCAATAATACTGTCCCTCTACTTTTGCATTTATTATTTTCTAACGCTAAATGCAATCAACAATGAAAAAATTTTTACTGGGTTGTCTTGTCGCTGCTCTCGGGTTTACGTCGGCACAAGCACAGGTAGTAACCGTAAGTGGTGAAATCACAACCAACACAACGTGGACCAAAAACAACATCTATTTATTAAATGGATTTGTTTATGTTGAAGATGGTGCAACACTCACCATTGAAGCTGGTACATTAATTAAAGGCGACAAAGCTTCTAAAGGTACTTTAATTATTACCAAAACAGGAACTATTCAGGCAGCAGGTACTGAATGTGAACCAATTGTATTTACTTCAAACGAACCTGCAGGTTCAAGAACTTATGGCGACTGGGGTGGTATCATCATTTTAGGTGAAGCACCAATTAACGTTCCGGGTGGTTCTGCTGTTATTGAAGGTGGTGTTGATACACCTGAAGGAGATGCTGCTTATGGTGGAGCTAATCCTGCAGACAACAGTGGTACATTAACTTATGTACGTATTGAATTTCCGGGTATTCCATTTTTACCGGGTAATGAAATTAACGGTTTAACAATGGGTGGTGTTGGTAGTGGAACAACTATCAATCACATTCAGATTTCTTATTCAGGTGATGATTCATTTGAATGGTTTGGTGGCCGCGTAAACACAAAATACTTAATTGCTTACCGTGGTTTTGATGATGATTTTGATACTGATTTTGGTTACAGAGGAAAAAACCAATTTGGTTATGCATTACGTGACCCTAACGTTGCTGACGTTTCAGGATCAAATGGTTTTGAACAAGATAATGATGCAACTGGTTCTACTAACTCACCTTTTTCAAAAGCAATTTTTACCAATTACACTATTGCCGGTCCTAAAGTAAATACAGGTGATGTAGTAAATATTAACTACAAAAGAGGAGCGCACGACAGAAGAAATACACAAGCTTCAATTTATAACTCAATTATTATGGGTTACCCTGAAACAGGTTTAAAAATTGAAGGAACTAACACTTCTCAAAATGCAATGAACGATAGCTTACAATTTAAAAACAATATTCTTTCAGGAAACGTTGACGATTATATTTGTACAACATGTGATGTTGGATTTAATATTGATACTTGGGCTGCTGCTAACAGCAACCAAACTTATTTAACTAATGCATTAGTTGGTTTAGTTGATCCGTTTAATTTATCAAACCCTGACCCACGTCCAACAGCCGGTTCAGCTCCAACAACAATTGGTACTTATTTTTCAGGTTTATTAAGTGATCCTTTCTTTACATCAACTTCTTATACAGGAGCATTTTCAACTTCTGATAACTGGACTGATGAATCATGGGTAAACTGGGATCCGCAAAATACACCATATACTACACCAGGTATTAATAATTATCCTGTAGTAACTGCAGTAGTTACCAGTTCAGGTTGTGCCGGAACAGGTGCTATTAACGTATCTGTATCAGGTGGTGCAGGTGTTTATACTTATGCTTGGAGCGATGGTCCAACAACTCAAGACCGTTCTTCTTTAAATGCAGGTTCATACACAGTAACTGTAACAAGCAATGGTTGTTCAACTGTTAAAACTTATACTGTTACTGATGTAACAGTTTCTAAACCAACAGGCTTAGCAACATCTTCAGTTACACATTGTTCTGCAAAATTATCATGGGGTGCTGTTGCCGGTGCTGCTTCTTATGAAGTTCGTTTCCGTATAACCGGTGGCACTTACTCTGCTCCGGTTAACGTTGGTGGTGCTTTAAACTATACATTTACAAGTTTAGCAGCTTCTACAAGCTACGATTTCCAGGTTCGTTCGGTATGTGCCGGTGGAACTGAAAAAAGTGCTTATACTAAGAAAACTGCTTCTACTGTAGCTTGTGGTGCTCCAACATCAATGACTGCTACAGGAATTACCAGCAGCTCAGCAATTATCAGCTGGACTAACGGTTGTTCTGTTACAAACTATACTTTACAATACAGAAAAACTGGAACTAAACCTTGGACTTCTGTAACTGTAACACCTGCTACTTATACATTAACAGGCTTGTTACCAAGTCAGTCATACGATTACCGTGTGAGCAGCAATTGTGCAGGTGGTGCCGTTTCTACTTACTTACCTTACCAGGCGTTCACAACTTTACCATTGCGTTTAGATGGTTCTTATACAACCGACGAAAATGCATTAATGGTTAGTCCAAACCCTGCTAGCGATAATGTTGTAATAGCAATTACCGCTAATGAAAACGTAAACGTTGTAATTACCAATATGGTAGGTCAAATTGTTTATGTAAACAATAATGTTACTGTTAACGGAATCGAAGAAATTAGCCTTTCTTTAGAAGGTTTCGAAACCGGTATTTACATGGTAACTGTTAAAGGTGACAATACCAATGTTACCAAACAGTTAGTAGTAAGTAAATAAATTTTTAATTGCAGTTTAATATAGGGCTCCCTGAGTAACATCAGGGGGCTTTTTTGTTTACATTGGTTTGAAGTTAAACTAATGTTACAATAATCATTAGGTAACATTGCAAGGTGACCTTTGCATATAAATTCTTACAATATGCAACGGCTTACTTATTTATTTCTTTTTTTAATTTCTTCAGCATTTTCGGTCAATGCGTTAGCCCAGTCGGGGTCAATTGCCGGCGTGGTTATAGACGGTTCTAACACCGAAACATTAGTGGGTGCTACCGTTTTGGTTGAAAATTTACCGGGTAAAGGTGCAAGTACTGATATTGATGGCAGATATCGTATCGACGATTTACCGGAAGGAACTTACACAATTAAAATAAGCTATATCTCCTTTAAGCAAAAAACCATTTCCGGAATTGTGGTTAAGGCAGGTGCAGTTACTACAGTTGATATTGCCATGGAAACTGATTTTCAAAATGCACTTGGTGATACAGGAATTGTAATAATTAGAGGTGTTGTTAGCCAGGAAACTACTAATACCGTTCAAGCCTTTCAAAAAAACAATATAGCACCTTCAGAAGTAATTTCACAAGCAATTATTAGTAAAGGACCTGATAAAACTACAGGCGAAGTTTTAAAACGTTTAAGCGGTACAACTATAACTGATGGAAAATTCGCAGTAATCAGAGGTTTGAGCGACAGATATAATATTGCTTTAATTAATGGTAATATTTTACCAAGCTCAGAACCGGACAGAAAAACATTTGCTTTCGATTTATTTCCGTCTTCTATGCTGGCGAATTTAATTGTGGTAAAAGCAGCACAACCTAATTTACCCGGCGATTTTGCAGGTGGTATTATTATGGTAAATACCCGCGATATTCCTGATGAAAATTTTATTTCTGTTGCGGTTGGCGCAGGCTATAATTCTATTTCTACTTTTAAAGAATATTACTCTTATACCGGTGGTTCAAAAGACTGGTTGGGTATCGATGATGGCACGCGTCAATTACCATCTGCATTTCCGGCAAACAGAAATGAGTTTTTAGATTTAACACCAACAGAAAAAGCAAATCTCGGCAAAACTTTTGCGCCTTGGGGCACATTCAGCAACCCATCTACGCCGCTTGATCAAAGTTATCAGATAACAGGTGGTATCGTTAAAAAAGTTGGGAAAATTGGCGAATTCGGTGCTATTGGTGCAATTACTTATAGTAATGCCAATGTTACAAATTTTATCGAGCGCAACGATTATGATAATGAAATTACCCCTTTATATGAATATACTGACAATCAATATAAAAATAATATTTTATGGGGTGGATTATTGAACCTGAGTTATAAGTTAAACGACAATAATAAATTCAGTTTTAAAAATTCTTATTCAGTAAATTCATCTGATATCACCACTTTACGCAGTGGTTTAAATTATTCACGTGCAGTTGATGTGAAAAATGAATATTACGAATTTAGTTCTAACCAATTACAATCATCAACACTAGGAGGGGACCACTTTTTTTCTGCATCCAAAACAAAATTAAAATGGTCGGCAGGGTTAAATACTTTAAAACGTGATCAGCCTAATTACAGAACAGTAAATTATTTTAAAAATATAACGCCTGCGTTTGACGGCGATACTGTTTATCAAATGTCACCTTCTCCGTTTGCCTCACCTGATAACTTAGGTATTTTTTATTCTTATATGGATGAAAAAACGTATACCGCAAGTGCAGATGTTACTATTCCATTTTTAATAAACGATAGCAAACAATCATTTGGTTTTGGGGGAAGTTATTTAACAAAAGACCGCACCTTTAATGCACGCATCATGGGAGTTGCAGCATCAAATGATATTTATTTTAATCCGAATTATTATGAAATTGTTGTGCTGCCTGTAGGTGATTTATTAAGCCCTGATAATTTTGCGGACAGTTTATTTTATATCGATGAAATTACCAACCCGAGTGATTACTACGCTGCAACACAGGAAAATAAAGCAGTATATGCAATGTTCGATAATAAAGCAGGTAATAAACTGCGTATTGTTTGGGGAGCAAGAGCTGAATTTTTTGCACAAACAATAAGCTCGTTTGAATACGGTGGAGCAACTGAGCCAATTCCTTTAGAAGTAGATACGAAAGAAACCGATAGTGTAGGATTAAAATTCGATTTATTACCATCAATTAATATTACTTATTCACTAACTGAAAGAACGAACTTACGATTGTCTGTTTATAAAACAGTTGCCCGCCCTGAGTTACGTGAATTAGCACCATTTGGATATTATGATATCGAAACAAATTCAAGTATTACCGGTAACCCAAGTTTATTGGCAACCAATATTTATAACGCTGATGTAAAAGCTGAAAAATTTATGGGTGCAGGCCAGGTAATTTCTGCCAGTGTGTTCTACAAAAAATTCTATGACCCTATTGGTCAGCGTTTTTATTTCGGAACCGTACGCGAATTAAAACCAATTAACGATTCGCTCGCAACCGTTTATGGTGCCGAATTTGAATTGAGAAAAAATTTAGGATTTATTGCCCGTGATAAACAATGGTTGGAACGTTTCACATTTAACACCAACCTTGCATTAATTCGTTCAAATACATTATTACATGTTGCGGACACTGCTATTGCAGGTGCTGCTGAACGCCAGTTACAAGGACAAAGCGACTATGTTATCAATTTCGGATTCACTTATATTGAACCGGAAAAAGGTATGTCGTTTACCTTATTATTTAATCAAATTGGCCGACGCATTTCTGAATACGGTAATGCACAATACGATGACATTTACGAAAACCCGCGCCCATTAGTGGATGGACAAATTTCAATTCCATTTAACGGTACAAAAGGAACTGTGAAATTAAACTTTACTGACATTTTAAGTAAGGATGCAATTTTTTATCAGGACCTTGATGCTGATGGTGGTTACGATGAAACTATCGATAATACCATCCGCAAAATTGATACCGGTGCGAAGCTTTCATTATCAGTTAACTATAAATTTTAAAAACAATAATTATGAAAAATCTGCAATTAACTTTAACAATTTTAATCACGCTGGGCTTATCTACAATAGCCCATGCACAATTGCCGACTGCAACATTGTCGGGCGAAATTTCAGGAGGCACGCGCAACCTCGTAAAAGACACAGTTTATATTTTAAACGGATTTGTTTATGTTGAAGATGGCGCAATTTTAAATATTCAGGCCGGAACAATTATTCGTGGTGATAAAGACACTAAAGGTTCTTTAATTATTACCAGAGGTTCAAAAATTAACGCAACCGGAACACCGGATCAACCAATTGTATTTACCAGTAATCAGGCTGAAGGTGCCCGTAATTATGGCGACTGGGGTGGTGTTATTATTTTAGGTAAAGCACCTATTAACGTTCCAGGCGGTACTGCTGTAATTGAAGGTGGTGTTGATACACCGGAAGGCGATGCTGTATATGGTGGTGTTGATGCTGCAGATAATTCAGGTGTTATGACTTATGTGCGTATTGAATATCCGGGTATTGCCTTTGTTCCGGGAAATGAAATTAATGGATTAACATGTGGTGGTGTAGGTTCAGGAACTGTACTTGATCACATCATGGTAAGCCGCTCAGGTGATGATGCTTTTGAATTTTTTGGCGGAACAGTTAATGCTAAATATTTAATTGCACACAATACTTTAGATGATGACCTGGATACAGATTTTGGTTTTTCAGGTAAAATTCAGTTTGCTGTTGTAAAACGTGACCCAAACTTTGCTGATGCTTCAGGTTCAAATGGTTTTGAAAGTGATAACGATGCAACAGGTAGCACCAATTCACCACAAACAAATGCAACATTCAGCAATATTACTGTTGTTGGTCCTATTCAAAATACAGGTGATTTAATCAATGTAAATTATAAAAGAGGTGCTCAAATTCGCAGAAACTCATCTGCTGATATTTTTAATTCTGTAATTATTGGTTACCCAAGCGGAATTATGATTGATGGTGCGTTATGTGAAGCAAGTGCTTTAGCTAACACATTAAAAGTTCAAAATACAGTTATTGCAGGTCATAATAATGATTTTGAAGTAGCAGTAGGAAGTACTTTTGATGCTAATGCATGGTTTACTACAGGTGCTTATGCAAATACAATTTATGATTTAAGCAGTGATGTAATGTTAACCGATGCATATAATGTTACTTCACCAAACTTTTTACCAGCAGCTGCATCTCCAATTTTAACCGGTGCTTCTTTTGTCGAAGCAGAATTAGTTGGTTTAACACCAACAAATTATCGTGGTGCATTTGGTAATTTAGATTGGACATCATGTTGGGCAAACTGGGATCCGCAAAATACCAATTACGGTGAAGTTCCCGGAACAATTGCACAGGCAATTGCTTCATTTACTGTTTCAAATGAAGATTTAATGGTAACATTTAGTAATACTTCATCTAATGCAGTTTCTTATACCTGGGATTTTGGTGATGAAACAACTTTATTGGATGTTAGTACTGAAGCAAATCCAACTTATACTTATCCTTCATTAGGTGTTTATGATGTTGTTTTAGTTGCAACAGGAACTTGTGCTGATCAAAATACAACTGATCAAACTTTAGATTTATCTGTAGCTATTACAGATTTAACTAACATCAACAATATTAGTTTATATCCAAACCCTGCTAATGAAAATGTTCAATTAGTAATTAATGCGAATGTAAATACAGATGCAATGGTTAATATCACTGATTTAACAGGAAGAAATGTAATTCCTGCTCAGTTTATCAACTTAGTAAATGGAAATAATACAATGCAATTAAACACTGCTGATTTAACAGCCGGTTTATACTTAGTAACTATTTCAAATGGCGTTGAACAAACAACAATGCAATTAATCATAGCTCAATAAGATTCATATTGTAAGAAAGGGGGTCGCCGCGAGGGGGCCCTTTTTTTTTGCCATTAGGTCTGCTAAATTTTAATCAATGCTTACAATAAAAATTACCTACTTTTACATGCATCACTAAAATTTCAGGCATGATACAAAGTGAACAACTCATTCATACTTTTTACACGGCATTTTTAGCCAGAGACTATAAAACGATGCAGAACTGCTACACCAACGACGCTACATTTAGCGACCCGGTGTTTCAAAATTTAAATGCCGCGGAGGTTAGGGGAATGTGGGAAATGTTTTGCAAACGGTCGAAAGACATGCACCTCACGTATTCCATCCAGGTTGCTGATGAAAATCATGTAGAGGCTACCTGGATTCCGGATTATACCTTTTCCGCAACAGGCAAACATGTAACCAACCACATTAAATCGCGATTTACAATTAAAGACAATAAAATAATTCGCCACCAGGATTATTTCAGTTTCTACAAATGGTCTAGTCAAGCCTTGGGACTACCGGGTATTTTATTAGGATGGACACCACTCATAAAAAACAAAATTCGCAAGGCAGCCAACAGCAACCTCCAAAAGTTTATGGCTTCGAATGAATTAGCAAATTAGCCGATTAGCTGATTAGCAAATGTGGGTTCGGAGTTGGAATGAAATTTTTGATCAAAATGCGGCTGTTTAATTTGCATCCGCCGCAACTTTGTGTTCTCTGCGGGCTGTTTCCTTTGGGTTTTCTCTGTGGTTTCGGCTGTTTAATTGGTGCGTTATACGTTACAGCGCAATGGGCAGACACATGGGTCTGCCCCTACATGTGCTCCGAATGAAATTCTAACTCAAAATCGGCTGTTTAATTGGTACATTGGTACATCAACACATTGGTACATTAACACATTGGTGCATTAAATTGGAGCATCACCATCCCCCTCCGTATCAAAATCGCTGCGGGCTTTTCGCTGCAACAAGCCATTAATTAAATTTTCAATCAAAACCGGCTATTCCATTGGTACATCGGTACATTCTCACATTGGTACATTAGCTTGTTTCCGCTACAATCCCGGCTAGGAGTTGCTGCATCGTTCTATTCAACAAAAAATTGGTGTGTCGTAAAATTGGGGTTTGCAGATTTTGTTTCACCCCGGATGGGGTTTGGTGAATCGTTTAAATTTCATTCTAAAAATATGCAACCCCTGCCTCGTCCGGCAGGTAAACCTAAAGGGGTTGGTGATTCGTAGCATTAGATTATAGTAATTAATTGGCACATCGATAAATTGGTACATCATCCGGCTGTTTAATTAACACATCAGCACATTACCACATTAATTATTTTTAAGCACAACCCCGATAGCTATCGGGGGCACAAAGAAACAACACACAAATTTCACAGAGAATTTTGTCTGAAATTGAAATTTCAACTATAAATTATCATTATTAAGAATAATTAAAATATTACTCTCTTTGTGGTCTCTGCGGGCTGTTTCCTTTGGGTTTTCTCTGTGGTTTCGGCTGTTTAATTGGTGCGTTATACGTTACAGCGCAATGGGCAGACATATGGGTCTACCCCTACATGAGCTCCGAATGGAATTTTTACTCAAAATTCGGGTGTTTAATTGGTGCATCATCACGGGTTAATATTGATTAACCCCTACGGGAGCTCCGATTGAAATTTTCACTCAGAATTCGGCTGTTCCATTGGTACATTGGTACATTGGTACATCCTCCTGCTGTTTAATTATATCATTATCAGGTAAGGTACAACCAGGCTTCCAAATTAAAATCCCACTCAAAACCGGCTGTTAATCAGCACATTACCACATCACTGGTGTCCGGTAAAAAATAATTATAAATAAAGGAGCTCGAAGAACTCCCAATAAGTGTTAGTTTTGATTTGCGACCAAAACTAAACTTATGCGCAAAGTCTTTTTACGGACAGCGGTATTCAATCAACTACTTTCTTTAATACCCGGGCACAAATCGAGCGTTTGTCTAAACTGCATAATGCAAATCGATATTGCAAGAAATTTATGGCATATGACCATTTGATCACGATGTTATATGGTGCTTTTCAATGCCACCAATTTGCGTGAAATCACTACAGGAATGCAGGGTTACGGCCTAAATAAACTCAATCATTTAGGGTTGCTGGATACACCAAAAATGCGTTATCAGAAGCAAATCAACGCCGTCCTGCCAAATTCTTCGAAAGTGT is a window of Bacteroidota bacterium DNA encoding:
- a CDS encoding carboxypeptidase-like regulatory domain-containing protein, yielding MQRLTYLFLFLISSAFSVNALAQSGSIAGVVIDGSNTETLVGATVLVENLPGKGASTDIDGRYRIDDLPEGTYTIKISYISFKQKTISGIVVKAGAVTTVDIAMETDFQNALGDTGIVIIRGVVSQETTNTVQAFQKNNIAPSEVISQAIISKGPDKTTGEVLKRLSGTTITDGKFAVIRGLSDRYNIALINGNILPSSEPDRKTFAFDLFPSSMLANLIVVKAAQPNLPGDFAGGIIMVNTRDIPDENFISVAVGAGYNSISTFKEYYSYTGGSKDWLGIDDGTRQLPSAFPANRNEFLDLTPTEKANLGKTFAPWGTFSNPSTPLDQSYQITGGIVKKVGKIGEFGAIGAITYSNANVTNFIERNDYDNEITPLYEYTDNQYKNNILWGGLLNLSYKLNDNNKFSFKNSYSVNSSDITTLRSGLNYSRAVDVKNEYYEFSSNQLQSSTLGGDHFFSASKTKLKWSAGLNTLKRDQPNYRTVNYFKNITPAFDGDTVYQMSPSPFASPDNLGIFYSYMDEKTYTASADVTIPFLINDSKQSFGFGGSYLTKDRTFNARIMGVAASNDIYFNPNYYEIVVLPVGDLLSPDNFADSLFYIDEITNPSDYYAATQENKAVYAMFDNKAGNKLRIVWGARAEFFAQTISSFEYGGATEPIPLEVDTKETDSVGLKFDLLPSINITYSLTERTNLRLSVYKTVARPELRELAPFGYYDIETNSSITGNPSLLATNIYNADVKAEKFMGAGQVISASVFYKKFYDPIGQRFYFGTVRELKPINDSLATVYGAEFELRKNLGFIARDKQWLERFTFNTNLALIRSNTLLHVADTAIAGAAERQLQGQSDYVINFGFTYIEPEKGMSFTLLFNQIGRRISEYGNAQYDDIYENPRPLVDGQISIPFNGTKGTVKLNFTDILSKDAIFYQDLDADGGYDETIDNTIRKIDTGAKLSLSVNYKF
- a CDS encoding fibronectin type III domain-containing protein, giving the protein MKKFLLGCLVAALGFTSAQAQVVTVSGEITTNTTWTKNNIYLLNGFVYVEDGATLTIEAGTLIKGDKASKGTLIITKTGTIQAAGTECEPIVFTSNEPAGSRTYGDWGGIIILGEAPINVPGGSAVIEGGVDTPEGDAAYGGANPADNSGTLTYVRIEFPGIPFLPGNEINGLTMGGVGSGTTINHIQISYSGDDSFEWFGGRVNTKYLIAYRGFDDDFDTDFGYRGKNQFGYALRDPNVADVSGSNGFEQDNDATGSTNSPFSKAIFTNYTIAGPKVNTGDVVNINYKRGAHDRRNTQASIYNSIIMGYPETGLKIEGTNTSQNAMNDSLQFKNNILSGNVDDYICTTCDVGFNIDTWAAANSNQTYLTNALVGLVDPFNLSNPDPRPTAGSAPTTIGTYFSGLLSDPFFTSTSYTGAFSTSDNWTDESWVNWDPQNTPYTTPGINNYPVVTAVVTSSGCAGTGAINVSVSGGAGVYTYAWSDGPTTQDRSSLNAGSYTVTVTSNGCSTVKTYTVTDVTVSKPTGLATSSVTHCSAKLSWGAVAGAASYEVRFRITGGTYSAPVNVGGALNYTFTSLAASTSYDFQVRSVCAGGTEKSAYTKKTASTVACGAPTSMTATGITSSSAIISWTNGCSVTNYTLQYRKTGTKPWTSVTVTPATYTLTGLLPSQSYDYRVSSNCAGGAVSTYLPYQAFTTLPLRLDGSYTTDENALMVSPNPASDNVVIAITANENVNVVITNMVGQIVYVNNNVTVNGIEEISLSLEGFETGIYMVTVKGDNTNVTKQLVVSK
- a CDS encoding nuclear transport factor 2 family protein; protein product: MIQSEQLIHTFYTAFLARDYKTMQNCYTNDATFSDPVFQNLNAAEVRGMWEMFCKRSKDMHLTYSIQVADENHVEATWIPDYTFSATGKHVTNHIKSRFTIKDNKIIRHQDYFSFYKWSSQALGLPGILLGWTPLIKNKIRKAANSNLQKFMASNELAN
- a CDS encoding T9SS type A sorting domain-containing protein encodes the protein MKNLQLTLTILITLGLSTIAHAQLPTATLSGEISGGTRNLVKDTVYILNGFVYVEDGAILNIQAGTIIRGDKDTKGSLIITRGSKINATGTPDQPIVFTSNQAEGARNYGDWGGVIILGKAPINVPGGTAVIEGGVDTPEGDAVYGGVDAADNSGVMTYVRIEYPGIAFVPGNEINGLTCGGVGSGTVLDHIMVSRSGDDAFEFFGGTVNAKYLIAHNTLDDDLDTDFGFSGKIQFAVVKRDPNFADASGSNGFESDNDATGSTNSPQTNATFSNITVVGPIQNTGDLINVNYKRGAQIRRNSSADIFNSVIIGYPSGIMIDGALCEASALANTLKVQNTVIAGHNNDFEVAVGSTFDANAWFTTGAYANTIYDLSSDVMLTDAYNVTSPNFLPAAASPILTGASFVEAELVGLTPTNYRGAFGNLDWTSCWANWDPQNTNYGEVPGTIAQAIASFTVSNEDLMVTFSNTSSNAVSYTWDFGDETTLLDVSTEANPTYTYPSLGVYDVVLVATGTCADQNTTDQTLDLSVAITDLTNINNISLYPNPANENVQLVINANVNTDAMVNITDLTGRNVIPAQFINLVNGNNTMQLNTADLTAGLYLVTISNGVEQTTMQLIIAQ
- a CDS encoding DUF4372 domain-containing protein — encoded protein: MSKLHNANRYCKKFMAYDHLITMLYGAFQCHQFA